One segment of Nyctibius grandis isolate bNycGra1 chromosome 11, bNycGra1.pri, whole genome shotgun sequence DNA contains the following:
- the OAZ2 gene encoding LOW QUALITY PROTEIN: ornithine decarboxylase antizyme 2 (The sequence of the model RefSeq protein was modified relative to this genomic sequence to represent the inferred CDS: deleted 1 base in 1 codon) has protein sequence MINTQDSSILPLSNCPQLQCCRHIVPGPLWCSDAPHPLSKIPGGRGGSRDPSLSALIYKDEKITVNQDVPVHEGKPHIVHFQYKVTEVKTSSWDAVLSNQSLFVEIPDGLLADGSKEGLSALLEFAEEKMKVNYVFICFRKSREDRAPLLKTFSFLGFEIVRPGHPSVPSRPDVMFMVYTLDQNSSSDEE, from the exons ATGATAAACACCCAGGACAG tagtaTTCTACCTTTGAGTAACTGTCCCCAGCTCCAGTGCTGCAGGCACATCGTTCCAGGGCCTCTGTGGTGCTCC GATGCCCCTCACCCACTGTCGAAGATCCCCGGTGGGCGAGGGGGCAGCAGGGATCCTTCTCTTTCAGCTCTGATATATAAG GACGAGAAGATCACTGTTAACCAAGATGTCCCAGTGCACGAAGGGAAGCCTCATATTGTCCACTTCCAGTACAAGGTCACAGAGGTGAAGACCTCCTCCTGGGATGCAGTGCTCTCTAATCAGAGCCTCTTTGTGGAAATCCCTGACGGATTATTAGCTGATGGAAGCAAAGAAGG GTTATCGGCACTGTTGGagtttgctgaagaaaaaatgaaagtaaactACGTCTttatttgcttcagaaaaagcagagaagataGAG CTCCACTCCTGAAGACATTCAGCTTCTTGGGCTTTGAAATCGTGAGGCCTGGTCACCCCTCTGTCCCGTCACGGCCAGATGTCATGTTCATGGTGTACACCCTGGATCAGAACTCTTCCTCTGATGAAGAATAG